One Lacunisphaera limnophila DNA window includes the following coding sequences:
- a CDS encoding rolling circle replication-associated protein, translating to MNVAAFIQHWGRNHCLFFTVTDEDNLHPAQFARRWNNYLRRHGTWIVSFIRVLEPQRRGNPHYHLLVAVEWDTLPDAFDWSAFAECQQERRINGTTSLFRQLRLRYRTSAAPQLIAMWQLLRKVLPRYGLGRAELLPIRKGKEAISEYIGKYLEAGLTIRKHSWKGSRRVEFDRRNKIGWLACTRVFAWHSPKATTWRTRVGELGKALGVVDMDGIRRRLGPKWAYRLRESITMDSDEEWRLLITVLTRGHSEFSRL from the coding sequence TTGAATGTCGCAGCCTTCATCCAGCACTGGGGTCGCAATCACTGCCTGTTCTTCACCGTCACCGATGAAGACAACTTGCACCCCGCCCAGTTTGCCCGCCGCTGGAACAACTACCTGCGCCGCCACGGCACGTGGATCGTTAGCTTTATCCGCGTCCTGGAGCCACAACGACGGGGCAATCCCCACTATCATCTGTTGGTCGCCGTCGAGTGGGACACCCTGCCCGATGCCTTCGACTGGTCTGCCTTTGCTGAGTGCCAGCAAGAGCGCCGGATCAACGGGACAACCTCTCTTTTCCGGCAGTTGCGCCTCCGCTATCGGACATCCGCCGCACCTCAACTCATCGCCATGTGGCAACTGCTCCGCAAGGTGCTGCCTCGTTACGGTCTCGGCCGGGCTGAGCTCCTCCCTATCCGTAAGGGCAAAGAGGCGATTTCCGAATACATCGGAAAATACCTCGAAGCCGGATTGACCATCCGCAAGCACTCCTGGAAGGGCTCTCGCCGCGTGGAATTCGACCGCCGCAACAAAATCGGCTGGCTGGCCTGCACGCGGGTGTTTGCCTGGCACTCACCAAAGGCCACTACTTGGCGCACCCGGGTGGGCGAGCTGGGCAAGGCACTTGGGGTTGTTGATATGGACGGAATCCGTCGCAGACTGGGACCCAAGTGGGCGTATCGCCTGCGTGAATCGATCACCATGGATTCAGACGAGGAGTGGCGATTACTCATCACCGTGCTTACGCGCGGACATTCGGAATTTTCGAGGCTTTAG